In Clostridium sp. DL-VIII, the following proteins share a genomic window:
- a CDS encoding M56 family metallopeptidase: protein MDNIAFILKMSLSGSILFLIILLFRPLTKKVFSSSWNYYILVIVLFSFIVPMGSFVKLPKELDYKLPIVQIEAFNNRSRELNMTEIDRKDIDEGNNGAGLQENNKLEITSQSSIKEKSKGIYEILRKNIMFYIWLIGVCVCLMKEIFIYRSFYKKLKNLSTDITKEKMSDVLSKCKAELKVNKKIIIKECDYIKSPMITGIINPVITLPKMDNNEEKVEIVLMHELIHYKRKDLWIKIIALIVNMLNWFNPLTYMLRSSVNIECELSLDECLVKNMDKSKRKYYGQIILELIEESERRSLIMGTALFKSRKEIENRLKKIMYFKKSKKSIVYFSLISAIIFTFTSAFTSTVVLASNGSKVKDSLVSTEFAVFVSEDGLYMSDLKENNPIILDKGDKIAEPLISRDGESIAYIKDDSLYICNINTKETQEVAKDIESYDFDGENNLIYSTKEPGISIYDTGAKKSSSLISNEYKYYNIKCDSKNKVYASKRYEYTQGGHLNSKSLGIISYDLNNKSEKVVLEGKPLINTEIGEHPTNAQILESLGSTPNVAKISTDDKYLYIWNGPNSGSAASDINQFIVYDVINNKVMNFTEHNNGGNSEGIYGLHYEDNISQNPLNSDIVAINEGVDRDMFENKNLGVADIKSNNFVKLIPEDQVSMTPCYSSDGKNILYSASNKLDSNAASSVYKDWENQPHNIYEINTESQKIKQVTNGRYFDFMPKYLLNNEILFVRDDGGSFSLWKIKDGEETKLAASLNFNGKYINSWYYGHYDTEKVIDVFAK, encoded by the coding sequence ATGGATAACATAGCTTTTATCTTAAAGATGTCATTAAGCGGCAGTATTTTATTTTTGATTATTTTATTATTTAGGCCGCTTACCAAAAAAGTATTTAGTTCTAGTTGGAATTATTATATTTTAGTTATCGTACTTTTTAGTTTTATTGTTCCTATGGGAAGCTTTGTTAAGTTACCTAAAGAATTGGATTACAAGTTACCAATAGTACAGATAGAAGCCTTTAATAATCGGAGCAGAGAATTAAATATGACAGAGATAGACAGGAAGGATATTGATGAGGGAAATAATGGTGCAGGCCTTCAGGAAAATAATAAGTTAGAAATTACAAGTCAAAGTAGTATAAAAGAAAAATCAAAAGGAATTTATGAAATACTTCGTAAAAATATAATGTTTTATATATGGCTGATAGGCGTATGTGTATGTTTAATGAAGGAGATTTTTATTTATAGATCTTTTTATAAAAAGCTGAAAAATTTAAGTACCGATATTACAAAGGAAAAGATGAGCGATGTATTGAGTAAATGCAAGGCAGAATTAAAAGTAAATAAAAAAATAATAATAAAGGAATGTGATTATATAAAGAGCCCAATGATTACAGGAATAATTAATCCAGTGATTACTCTCCCTAAAATGGACAATAATGAGGAGAAGGTTGAAATAGTTTTAATGCACGAATTAATTCATTATAAGCGTAAGGATTTATGGATAAAGATCATTGCACTTATTGTAAATATGTTAAATTGGTTTAATCCTTTAACATATATGCTTAGAAGCAGTGTCAATATTGAGTGTGAGCTATCCTTAGATGAATGTTTAGTGAAAAATATGGATAAATCAAAAAGGAAATATTATGGACAAATAATATTAGAATTAATAGAAGAGTCTGAAAGGAGATCGTTAATTATGGGAACAGCTTTATTTAAAAGTAGAAAAGAAATTGAAAATCGTTTAAAAAAAATCATGTATTTTAAAAAATCAAAGAAGTCAATTGTGTACTTTTCTCTTATTTCTGCTATAATTTTTACTTTTACTAGTGCGTTTACTTCAACAGTGGTTCTTGCCTCAAATGGCTCAAAAGTAAAGGATAGTTTGGTGTCAACTGAATTTGCAGTATTTGTTTCAGAAGATGGACTTTATATGTCCGACTTAAAAGAAAATAATCCTATTATTCTTGATAAAGGAGATAAAATTGCTGAGCCTTTGATATCAAGAGATGGAGAAAGTATTGCATATATCAAAGATGATTCTCTGTATATATGTAACATTAATACAAAAGAAACTCAAGAGGTAGCTAAAGATATAGAATCATATGATTTCGATGGTGAAAATAATTTAATATATTCTACAAAAGAACCTGGAATTTCAATATATGATACTGGAGCAAAAAAATCATCAAGTCTTATTAGTAATGAATATAAATATTACAATATTAAATGTGATAGCAAAAATAAAGTTTATGCTAGTAAAAGATATGAATATACACAAGGAGGACACTTAAATTCAAAATCACTTGGAATAATAAGTTATGATTTAAATAATAAATCAGAAAAAGTTGTTTTAGAAGGCAAACCGCTAATTAATACTGAAATTGGTGAACATCCTACAAATGCTCAGATACTTGAATCACTCGGATCAACTCCAAATGTTGCAAAAATATCAACCGATGACAAATATCTTTATATATGGAACGGTCCAAATTCTGGATCAGCTGCATCAGATATCAATCAATTTATCGTATATGATGTTATAAATAATAAGGTTATGAATTTTACCGAACATAATAATGGTGGAAATAGTGAAGGAATATATGGATTACATTATGAGGATAATATTTCACAAAATCCATTAAATAGTGATATTGTTGCTATTAATGAAGGTGTTGATAGAGATATGTTTGAAAACAAAAATTTAGGTGTAGCAGATATTAAATCTAATAATTTTGTTAAGCTTATTCCAGAAGATCAGGTATCTATGACACCATGTTATTCAAGTGATGGCAAAAATATATTATATTCAGCAAGTAACAAGTTAGATAGTAATGCTGCATCTTCAGTTTATAAAGATTGGGAAAATCAGCCCCATAATATTTATGAAATAAATACAGAATCTCAAAAGATAAAACAAGTTACAAATGGAAGGTATTTTGATTTCATGCCTAAATACTTATTAAATAATGAGATATTATTTGTAAGAGATGATGGAGGTTCGTTTAGTTTGTGGAAGATAAAGGATGGGGAAGAGACTAAACTTGCCGCTTCTTTAAATTTTAATGGTAAGTATATAAATAGCTGGTATTATGGACATTATGACACAGAAAAAGTTATAGATGTGTTTGCAAAATAA
- a CDS encoding BlaI/MecI/CopY family transcriptional regulator, translated as MKISESEMEIMKIIWKKEEPVATATILEELPKENSWKTTTVMTLLSRLVEKGILKVKKIGKLNHYIPKVTEEKYKAVQTNMFLEDMYNGSIKNFMATLYNNKDISEKDISDLKKWIDEV; from the coding sequence ATGAAGATTTCTGAATCAGAAATGGAGATTATGAAGATTATTTGGAAAAAAGAGGAGCCTGTTGCTACAGCAACTATTTTAGAAGAATTGCCAAAGGAAAATTCATGGAAGACAACTACGGTAATGACGCTTTTAAGCAGGCTTGTTGAAAAAGGAATTTTAAAAGTTAAAAAAATAGGGAAGTTAAATCATTATATTCCTAAAGTTACAGAAGAGAAATATAAAGCAGTTCAAACTAATATGTTTTTAGAGGATATGTATAATGGATCAATCAAAAATTTTATGGCGACATTATATAATAATAAAGATATTAGTGAGAAGGATATTTCAGATTTAAAGAAGTGGATTGATGAGGTATAA
- a CDS encoding ABC transporter substrate-binding protein, which translates to MNKRILAFAMSCLMIFAMVGCNKAANQSEGSKGKDLEEVNVVLDWYPNAVHGFIYEAIEKGYYEQEGLKVNIEFPSNTNDAISLTAAGKADLGIYYLQDVAMARGNENIPVKSVGAIVQSPLSIVLSLKDKNIKSPKDLVGKKVGYGGTALSESIISTMLENVGEKKDSAQTVDVGFDLMSSMTTGNVDATIGCFINHEVPALEEQGYDLNYFSPTDYGVPNYYELVFVAGEDNLNKNSDKIARFLRASKKGFEDMKANPDEALNILMKNQNAENFPLSENVEKKSFSTLIPVMETKDAEFLSQDPKVWQDNIDWLAKKGLLKKSFDASEVVENLKY; encoded by the coding sequence ATGAACAAAAGAATTTTAGCATTTGCAATGTCATGTTTAATGATTTTTGCAATGGTAGGCTGTAATAAAGCAGCAAATCAATCAGAAGGAAGTAAAGGTAAAGACCTTGAAGAGGTAAACGTTGTTTTGGATTGGTATCCAAATGCGGTTCATGGATTTATTTATGAAGCTATTGAGAAGGGGTATTATGAACAAGAAGGATTAAAGGTAAATATAGAGTTCCCTTCAAATACCAACGATGCTATATCACTTACTGCAGCAGGAAAGGCTGATTTAGGGATATATTATCTTCAAGATGTGGCAATGGCAAGAGGAAATGAAAACATTCCTGTAAAATCTGTAGGGGCAATTGTTCAGTCACCATTAAGCATAGTACTTTCATTAAAAGATAAGAATATAAAGAGTCCCAAAGATCTTGTAGGAAAAAAAGTAGGGTATGGTGGAACAGCACTTTCTGAATCTATTATTTCAACAATGCTTGAAAATGTAGGAGAAAAAAAGGATTCAGCACAAACTGTTGATGTAGGTTTTGATCTAATGAGTTCTATGACAACAGGAAATGTGGATGCAACAATAGGCTGCTTTATAAATCATGAGGTTCCAGCGCTAGAAGAACAAGGATATGATCTTAACTATTTCTCCCCAACTGATTATGGAGTTCCTAATTACTATGAACTTGTTTTTGTTGCAGGAGAAGATAATCTAAATAAGAATTCAGATAAAATAGCAAGATTCTTAAGAGCTTCTAAAAAAGGTTTTGAAGATATGAAAGCTAATCCAGATGAAGCATTAAATATATTAATGAAGAATCAAAATGCAGAAAACTTCCCACTTAGTGAAAATGTTGAGAAGAAGAGTTTTAGCACTTTAATTCCAGTCATGGAAACTAAAGATGCTGAGTTTCTATCACAAGATCCAAAGGTATGGCAGGATAATATCGATTGGCTTGCGAAGAAAGGATTGCTTAAGAAATCATTTGATGCTTCTGAGGTTGTTGAAAATTTAAAATATTAG
- a CDS encoding ABC transporter permease gives MKKNLPAIILTTILLVLWQVIAMIINAHYILPSPTQILVKLWELKEPLFLVHLPATMGVTILGLFISIILGLALAIFMDMSEKVENALYPVVIASQTIPTTAIAPLFVLWFGYSIWSKVLVTILITFFPIAIAVHDGFKATKREMEELLITYGASRKDIFIKLKIPTALPYFFSAIKMAVPLSIIGAAIAEWLGAQSGLGYFSKRMMTQLDGAGVFAPIVLLSLIAIIIVAIVNIIEKKVIKWRKEI, from the coding sequence ATGAAAAAAAATTTGCCTGCAATTATATTAACAACAATACTTTTAGTGCTTTGGCAAGTTATAGCAATGATAATAAATGCTCATTACATATTACCATCACCAACGCAAATTTTAGTGAAGTTATGGGAACTTAAGGAACCTTTATTTTTAGTACATCTGCCAGCAACTATGGGAGTGACAATATTAGGACTTTTCATTTCAATTATTTTAGGATTAGCACTTGCTATATTTATGGACATGAGTGAAAAAGTAGAGAATGCTTTATATCCAGTTGTAATAGCATCTCAAACTATACCAACTACAGCTATTGCACCCCTTTTCGTACTCTGGTTTGGGTATAGTATATGGAGCAAGGTCTTGGTGACAATACTAATAACCTTTTTCCCAATAGCAATAGCTGTTCATGATGGGTTTAAAGCCACAAAAAGAGAAATGGAAGAACTTTTAATAACTTATGGTGCAAGCAGAAAAGACATTTTTATAAAACTTAAAATTCCAACTGCACTTCCATATTTCTTTTCAGCAATTAAAATGGCGGTGCCACTTAGTATAATAGGTGCAGCAATAGCCGAATGGCTTGGAGCACAAAGTGGACTTGGGTATTTTAGTAAAAGAATGATGACTCAGTTAGACGGTGCAGGAGTGTTTGCACCAATTGTATTGCTATCACTTATTGCAATTATTATAGTTGCGATTGTAAATATAATAGAGAAAAAGGTAATCAAATGGAGGAAGGAGATTTAA
- a CDS encoding ABC transporter ATP-binding protein, which translates to MLEFRDVTFKYPDDDYRIIEDLSFSLENGEFISIIGTSGSGKSTIFRLINGLEKFESGEILINGISIKNIKNYSAYMPQKDLLFPWRTISENLSLPMELQKINKRDREKKVIEILEEIGLLEYKDKFPKDLSGGMRQRISFARTILTGSNLLLLDEPFSALDSLTKISMQEWLLEEWERLNKTIVFITHDVEEAIFLSKSIFVVNDKPITQLEKIEIPLEYPRNRSMLQRSEIVNLKESLISRLRQKVKL; encoded by the coding sequence ATGCTTGAATTTAGAGACGTTACCTTCAAATATCCAGATGATGACTATAGGATTATAGAAGATCTATCATTTTCTTTAGAAAATGGAGAGTTTATTTCGATTATAGGTACCAGCGGTAGTGGTAAAAGTACTATTTTCAGATTGATAAATGGGTTAGAGAAATTTGAAAGTGGAGAAATTTTAATAAATGGGATTTCAATAAAAAATATAAAGAATTATAGTGCTTATATGCCTCAAAAAGACTTGCTTTTCCCATGGAGAACAATAAGTGAAAATCTTAGTCTGCCAATGGAATTACAAAAAATTAATAAAAGAGATAGAGAGAAAAAGGTGATTGAAATTCTTGAGGAGATTGGACTTTTAGAATATAAAGACAAATTTCCAAAAGATCTATCAGGTGGGATGAGGCAAAGAATATCATTTGCGAGAACAATATTAACTGGTTCTAATTTATTACTTTTAGATGAACCTTTTAGTGCATTGGATTCTTTAACTAAAATTTCAATGCAGGAATGGCTTTTAGAGGAATGGGAACGACTTAATAAAACAATAGTGTTTATAACTCACGATGTTGAGGAAGCAATTTTTTTATCAAAGTCAATATTTGTAGTGAATGATAAACCTATAACTCAGCTAGAGAAAATAGAAATTCCTCTGGAATATCCACGGAATAGAAGTATGCTTCAGAGGAGTGAAATAGTTAATTTAAAAGAAAGCCTTATAAGCAGACTTAGACAGAAGGTGAAATTATGA
- a CDS encoding [FeFe] hydrogenase, group A — protein MSKYMIIDGERVEFDNEKNILDLVKKAGIDLPTLCYYSDLSIYGACRMCVVEDERGSIIASCSTPPKDKMIIKTNTPKLHKHRKMILELLLAAHCRDCTVCEKNGKCKLQKLALRFGITNIRFKSSEVKAEIDMSSKAIVRDPGKCILCGDCVRMCNEIQNVGAIDFAHRGSDMVVSPAFGKKLSETNCVNCGQCATVCPTGAIIIKSDVKNVWKAIFNPKQRVVAQVAPAVRVALGEEFGMKFGKNVMGKIVAAMRRVGFDDIYDTSLSADLTVIEESKEFLEKLEIGDNKLPLFTSCCPAWVRYVETKHPELLPYVSSCKSPMQMFGSVIKEYFKEKDVEEGKETISVAVMPCTAKKAEASRDEFIRNGIQDVDYVITTTELSAMIKEIGIKFDEMEAESLDAPFSLYSGAGAIFGVTGGVTEAVIRNVVSDKTSSALNEIEFIGVRGMEGIKVCELSVGDKNLRIGIASGLNNVETLIEKVGSGEEKFDFIEVMACPGGCICGAGQPFILGEDKIQRARGLYKVDKVAQIKRSEENPIVKSLYKGLLRERSKELLHVHYMNGR, from the coding sequence ATGTCAAAATATATGATAATTGATGGTGAAAGGGTAGAGTTTGATAATGAAAAAAATATTTTAGATTTAGTCAAGAAAGCTGGTATTGATCTACCAACACTTTGTTACTATTCGGATTTATCAATTTATGGGGCTTGCAGAATGTGTGTTGTTGAAGATGAAAGAGGCAGCATTATAGCATCTTGCTCAACTCCCCCAAAGGACAAGATGATAATTAAGACTAACACACCTAAGCTTCATAAGCATAGAAAGATGATTTTGGAATTATTGCTTGCTGCTCACTGTAGAGATTGTACTGTATGTGAGAAGAATGGTAAATGTAAACTTCAAAAATTGGCATTACGTTTTGGTATTACAAACATTCGTTTCAAGAGTAGTGAGGTAAAAGCAGAAATTGATATGTCGTCAAAAGCAATTGTCCGTGATCCAGGCAAGTGCATCTTATGCGGTGATTGCGTTAGAATGTGCAATGAAATACAAAATGTAGGTGCAATTGATTTTGCACATAGAGGTTCTGATATGGTTGTAAGTCCAGCCTTCGGAAAGAAATTAAGTGAAACAAATTGTGTAAACTGTGGACAATGTGCCACTGTGTGTCCTACAGGTGCAATTATTATTAAGAGTGATGTTAAGAATGTTTGGAAAGCTATATTTAATCCTAAACAGAGAGTAGTCGCACAGGTTGCACCAGCAGTAAGAGTAGCCTTAGGTGAAGAATTTGGAATGAAATTTGGCAAAAATGTAATGGGAAAAATCGTTGCAGCTATGAGAAGGGTAGGCTTTGATGATATTTATGACACTTCTTTAAGTGCAGATCTTACTGTTATTGAAGAATCTAAGGAATTTTTAGAAAAGTTAGAAATAGGTGATAATAAACTTCCTTTATTTACTTCTTGCTGCCCAGCGTGGGTTAGATATGTGGAAACAAAGCATCCAGAGTTATTACCATACGTATCCAGCTGTAAATCTCCGATGCAGATGTTTGGTTCTGTTATTAAGGAATACTTTAAGGAGAAAGATGTAGAGGAAGGTAAAGAAACTATATCTGTAGCAGTCATGCCTTGTACCGCTAAGAAAGCAGAAGCATCCAGAGATGAATTCATAAGAAATGGAATTCAAGATGTGGATTATGTAATAACTACAACAGAATTAAGTGCCATGATTAAAGAAATTGGTATTAAGTTTGATGAAATGGAAGCAGAATCTCTGGATGCACCATTTTCTCTATATTCAGGTGCTGGTGCGATATTCGGTGTTACTGGCGGAGTAACAGAGGCAGTTATTCGTAATGTTGTTAGTGATAAAACTTCTAGCGCTTTAAACGAAATAGAATTTATAGGAGTCCGCGGTATGGAAGGAATAAAAGTCTGTGAACTTTCTGTAGGGGATAAGAATCTACGTATCGGAATTGCAAGTGGACTTAATAATGTAGAAACTTTGATTGAAAAAGTAGGAAGCGGAGAAGAGAAGTTTGATTTTATAGAAGTTATGGCATGCCCAGGTGGATGCATATGCGGAGCAGGACAACCATTCATTCTAGGTGAAGATAAGATTCAAAGAGCAAGAGGATTATATAAAGTAGATAAGGTGGCTCAAATTAAGAGAAGTGAAGAAAATCCTATAGTTAAATCTTTATATAAAGGGCTATTAAGAGAACGATCAAAAGAGCTATTACATGTTCATTATATGAATGGTAGGTAG
- the nuoF gene encoding NADH-quinone oxidoreductase subunit NuoF: protein MKIKTREELNAVTSKFKLSLDSQYKQILVCAGTGCVAGGSLDIYKRLHEIIEEKGLKVTLELQEEPHGDMIGLKKSGCHGFCEMGPLLRIEPMGWLYIKVKIDDCEEIIEKSIISDEVVERLTYKEGNKCYSKQEEIPFYEKQTRVALENCGHINAESIEEYLAVGGYNATAKALFDMTSEEIVKEISESYLRGRGGGGFPTGKKWEQVLKQTESEKYIVCNGDEGDPGAFMDRSMMEGNPHGVIEGMIIAGIATKAHHGYIYVRAEYPLAVKRLRIAINQAIEKGLLGENILNSGFDFDLHINQGAGAFVCGEGSALTASIEGSRGMPRVKPPRTVEQGLFGKPTVLNNVETFCNVPQIINKGAEWYKTMGTENNYGTKAFALTGNVNNTGLIEVPMGTTLRKVIFDIGGGVKDGEFKAVQIGGPSGGCLCLHAQHLDLPLDFDSLKKVGAMIGSGGLVVMNDKNCMVEMARFFMKFTQNESCGKCIPCREGTKRMLELLNEIVEGRGTLEHIDMLEELCETISDTALCGLGKSAAFPVRSTLKYFRDEYIAHVVDKKCPGGVCKALMSYEIDKEKCRGCSKCARMCPVQAISGEIKSPYTIDKTKCIKCGSCIEGCAFKAIKIV from the coding sequence ATGAAAATTAAAACAAGAGAAGAATTAAATGCTGTAACATCAAAGTTTAAATTATCATTAGACAGCCAGTATAAACAGATATTAGTATGTGCAGGAACTGGGTGTGTGGCAGGTGGTTCATTAGATATTTACAAAAGATTGCATGAAATAATAGAAGAAAAGGGTCTCAAGGTTACTTTGGAGTTACAAGAAGAACCACATGGTGACATGATAGGGTTAAAGAAAAGCGGATGTCATGGATTTTGTGAAATGGGACCATTACTAAGAATTGAACCAATGGGATGGCTATATATAAAGGTAAAAATAGACGATTGTGAAGAAATTATTGAAAAAAGTATTATTTCAGATGAAGTAGTAGAGAGGTTAACCTATAAAGAAGGTAATAAATGTTATAGTAAACAGGAAGAAATTCCATTTTATGAAAAGCAGACTCGTGTAGCTTTGGAAAATTGTGGGCATATTAATGCAGAGTCAATTGAAGAATATTTAGCCGTTGGTGGATATAATGCTACGGCTAAAGCTCTTTTTGACATGACTTCCGAGGAAATAGTGAAGGAAATATCAGAATCTTATCTCAGAGGAAGAGGTGGAGGAGGATTTCCTACAGGCAAGAAGTGGGAACAGGTATTAAAGCAGACTGAGAGTGAAAAGTATATAGTGTGTAATGGTGATGAAGGTGACCCAGGCGCATTTATGGATAGAAGCATGATGGAAGGTAATCCACATGGTGTGATTGAAGGAATGATAATAGCAGGTATTGCGACTAAGGCACATCATGGATACATTTATGTTCGTGCAGAATATCCACTTGCAGTTAAGAGGTTACGAATAGCTATAAATCAAGCTATTGAAAAAGGGCTTTTAGGTGAAAATATTTTAAATTCCGGATTTGATTTTGATTTGCATATAAATCAAGGAGCAGGAGCATTTGTATGTGGTGAGGGTAGTGCGTTAACTGCTTCAATTGAAGGAAGTCGTGGTATGCCAAGGGTAAAACCACCAAGAACTGTAGAACAAGGTCTGTTTGGAAAGCCAACAGTACTTAACAATGTTGAAACCTTTTGTAATGTTCCACAGATAATTAATAAAGGTGCTGAGTGGTATAAGACTATGGGTACCGAAAATAACTATGGAACTAAAGCTTTTGCCCTTACTGGAAATGTTAATAATACAGGTCTTATAGAAGTACCAATGGGAACGACTTTAAGAAAGGTAATCTTTGATATTGGAGGAGGAGTTAAGGATGGAGAATTCAAGGCAGTACAAATTGGTGGCCCATCTGGCGGATGTCTTTGCCTTCATGCACAGCATCTTGACTTACCTTTAGATTTTGATTCTTTAAAGAAAGTTGGTGCTATGATTGGCAGCGGCGGCTTAGTTGTTATGAACGATAAGAATTGCATGGTAGAGATGGCGCGTTTCTTTATGAAATTTACTCAAAATGAATCTTGTGGTAAATGTATACCATGTAGAGAGGGTACAAAGAGAATGTTGGAATTACTCAATGAAATAGTAGAAGGCAGAGGAACATTAGAACACATTGATATGCTAGAGGAATTATGCGAGACAATTTCTGATACTGCACTTTGTGGACTTGGAAAGAGCGCAGCATTCCCTGTCAGGAGTACTTTAAAGTACTTTAGGGATGAATATATTGCTCACGTTGTAGATAAGAAATGCCCTGGCGGAGTGTGTAAAGCATTAATGTCCTATGAAATTGACAAAGAGAAATGTAGAGGATGTTCAAAATGTGCTAGGATGTGCCCAGTACAAGCTATTTCTGGAGAGATAAAGAGCCCTTATACCATTGATAAAACAAAATGTATTAAGTGCGGCAGTTGTATAGAAGGGTGTGCTTTTAAAGCAATTAAAATAGTTTAA
- a CDS encoding NAD(P)H-dependent oxidoreductase subunit E has protein sequence MLNQDEKKKLDDILISNDFNKASIITIMQEVQKEYRYLPEEVLCYVAEKLKISEAKVYSVATFYENFSLEPKGKYVVKICNGTACHVRKSVPILNEFRSELGLSESKVTTDDMNFTVETVSCLGACGLAPVCTVNDVVYPSMTPEKAKDIIKQLKEEIANEN, from the coding sequence ATGCTAAATCAAGATGAAAAGAAAAAGTTGGATGATATTTTAATTTCTAATGATTTTAACAAAGCATCAATTATTACTATTATGCAGGAAGTTCAAAAAGAATATCGATATCTTCCAGAGGAGGTGCTATGCTATGTTGCAGAAAAGCTTAAAATTAGCGAAGCTAAAGTATATAGTGTAGCAACTTTTTATGAAAACTTTTCGTTAGAACCAAAGGGAAAATATGTAGTAAAAATTTGCAATGGAACAGCATGTCATGTGAGAAAGTCAGTACCAATATTAAATGAATTTAGAAGTGAATTAGGGCTTTCTGAAAGTAAGGTTACAACAGACGATATGAATTTCACAGTAGAAACTGTATCTTGTCTTGGAGCATGCGGACTAGCTCCAGTTTGCACAGTGAATGACGTAGTATATCCATCAATGACACCAGAGAAGGCAAAGGATATAATCAAGCAATTAAAGGAGGAGATAGCTAATGAAAATTAA
- the alr gene encoding alanine racemase encodes MEKILRPVYAEINLDAIAHNMKNIKNLVKNKDVIAVVKADCYGHGCLDVVPTLLENGASRLAVAVLTEGIELRNHNIKAPIMILGYTPLYLGEELIKYDLEQTVYDLDYAKELSKKALNLNKKAKIHIALDTGMGRIGFLPTEKAIAAVVEICSLKGLDVIGIFTHFSTSDEENKDYTHEQFNKFINFNDRLAEAGIDIPLKHVSNSGAIMDMPETYLDAVRAGIILYGYYPSNEVKKENLSLKPALTLKATITRVQEMDEGMYVSYGNTFKTERKSLIATLPIGYADGYSRLLAKKAKVIINGKFAPIVGRICMDQCMIDVTDIGGNVKVGDEVIILGEQENLKFNADDFAEIMGTINYEILCMLKYRIPRVYIKDGKIFNVRNYL; translated from the coding sequence ATGGAAAAAATACTTAGACCTGTGTATGCAGAAATAAATTTAGATGCAATTGCTCATAATATGAAAAATATAAAGAATTTAGTTAAAAATAAAGATGTAATTGCAGTTGTTAAAGCTGACTGTTATGGACATGGATGTTTAGATGTGGTTCCAACCTTACTCGAGAATGGAGCCTCTAGACTCGCTGTTGCCGTATTAACTGAGGGAATTGAACTTAGAAATCATAATATTAAAGCTCCTATTATGATACTTGGTTATACTCCATTATATTTAGGTGAAGAATTAATAAAATATGATTTAGAACAGACAGTTTATGATTTAGATTATGCAAAGGAATTATCTAAAAAAGCTTTGAATCTTAATAAAAAAGCTAAAATTCATATTGCTTTAGACACTGGTATGGGACGAATTGGATTTCTTCCAACTGAAAAAGCAATAGCTGCAGTTGTGGAAATATGCTCTCTCAAAGGTTTAGATGTTATTGGAATATTCACGCATTTCTCCACTTCTGATGAAGAAAATAAAGACTATACACATGAGCAATTTAATAAATTCATAAATTTTAATGACAGGCTTGCAGAAGCTGGAATAGATATTCCTTTAAAACATGTCTCAAATAGCGGTGCAATAATGGATATGCCTGAAACTTACTTAGATGCAGTAAGGGCCGGAATTATCCTTTATGGCTATTATCCCTCTAATGAAGTAAAAAAAGAAAATCTTTCTTTAAAGCCAGCTTTAACACTAAAAGCAACAATAACTCGTGTTCAAGAAATGGATGAAGGAATGTATGTAAGCTATGGAAATACCTTCAAAACTGAAAGAAAAAGTCTAATAGCAACATTGCCTATAGGATATGCGGATGGATATTCTAGATTATTAGCTAAAAAAGCCAAAGTTATTATCAATGGAAAATTTGCACCTATTGTCGGCAGAATCTGCATGGACCAATGTATGATAGATGTTACTGATATTGGAGGAAATGTGAAAGTTGGAGATGAAGTGATAATTCTTGGTGAGCAAGAAAATTTAAAATTCAACGCGGACGATTTTGCAGAAATTATGGGAACAATTAATTACGAGATACTTTGTATGCTTAAATACAGAATACCTAGAGTTTACATAAAAGATGGTAAAATATTCAACGTGCGAAATTATCTCTAG